A portion of the Streptococcus urinalis 2285-97 genome contains these proteins:
- a CDS encoding PadR family transcriptional regulator — protein sequence MDKRLSRIYMPMSETAFYILFTLQEENHGYGIGQFVENLTQGDIVISPGTMYGTLSKMEKDGLIAYQGEENKRKKYKITQLGQELLTIEMRRIDRLYHNSKGEKYHDKN from the coding sequence GTGGACAAACGATTAAGTAGAATTTATATGCCGATGTCAGAGACAGCCTTTTATATCTTATTTACACTTCAAGAGGAAAATCATGGCTATGGTATTGGACAATTTGTTGAAAATCTGACGCAAGGTGATATTGTTATTAGTCCTGGGACTATGTATGGAACCCTTTCAAAAATGGAAAAAGATGGACTTATAGCTTACCAAGGAGAGGAAAATAAACGCAAAAAATATAAAATAACGCAGTTGGGTCAGGAATTGTTGACCATTGAAATGAGACGAATAGACCGCTTATATCACAATAGCAAAGGAGAAAAGTACCATGACAAAAACTAA
- a CDS encoding SDR family NAD(P)-dependent oxidoreductase, translated as MVDVIKKDNVAVITGAASGIGEAATRYFAKAGMKLVLLDRNGSALQKLYSELETPCQTLVGDITDSQVLKRLVEIAYDNFGQVNLLFNNVGIGCQTSPWTNLDNWKLTMAVNLFSMIDIQSLFIPKMLEQKTPSAIVNLGSKEGITTPPGNAAYSVSKASVKVLTEQLAYELRNREEDQVSAHLLVPGYTWPPMNFKDADFNDKTSKPAEPWYPEQVIEALEKGLLNDQFYIICLDNEVTKEMDDRRMHWAMYDIIENRPALSRWHPDYKEEFEKYLNH; from the coding sequence ATGGTAGATGTGATTAAAAAAGATAATGTAGCGGTTATCACAGGAGCTGCTTCTGGAATTGGTGAAGCAGCAACTCGTTATTTTGCAAAAGCTGGTATGAAACTGGTCTTATTGGATAGAAATGGTTCAGCACTTCAAAAATTGTATAGTGAACTAGAAACACCTTGTCAAACACTAGTTGGAGATATAACAGATAGTCAAGTATTAAAAAGACTTGTTGAGATAGCATATGATAATTTTGGTCAGGTCAATCTACTATTTAATAATGTCGGTATTGGTTGTCAGACAAGCCCATGGACAAATCTTGATAATTGGAAATTGACTATGGCTGTTAATTTATTTTCAATGATTGACATCCAAAGTCTTTTTATTCCAAAAATGCTAGAACAAAAAACACCATCGGCAATAGTTAATTTAGGTTCTAAAGAAGGCATTACAACACCACCTGGAAATGCGGCTTATTCTGTTTCTAAAGCAAGTGTAAAAGTATTGACTGAACAATTGGCTTATGAATTACGTAATAGAGAAGAAGATCAGGTATCAGCACACTTGTTGGTTCCAGGTTATACTTGGCCACCCATGAATTTTAAAGATGCTGATTTTAATGATAAAACATCAAAACCGGCAGAACCATGGTATCCTGAACAAGTCATTGAAGCATTAGAAAAAGGCTTATTAAATGACCAATTCTATATTATTTGCTTAGATAATGAAGTGACAAAAGAAATGGATGACCGTCGGATGCATTGGGCTATGTATGATATTATTGAGAACAGACCAGCTCTATCACGATGGCATCCTGATTACAAAGAGGAATTTGAGAAGTATTTAAATCATTGA
- a CDS encoding SDR family oxidoreductase produces MGTLSGKTALITGASSGFGEGTAYSFAKEGCQLILTARRENRLKEVAAKCEELGGSAIYVVGDARSEQTAEKVVKKALDAFGQIDILINNAGIGRVQSLMETSMADFDLIMETDVRSAYAYTRAVVPDMLKRHAGQIILVSSVTGIKGQKNETAYSCSKFALRGLGQALQQELLSEGIKTTVFCPHAGVTEFEIGHGRDRESNDKSGFLTPEDVGNALLQVCTQTDNCYVAELCLASNNVVFFK; encoded by the coding sequence ATGGGAACATTATCAGGAAAAACAGCATTGATTACTGGTGCTAGTTCAGGTTTTGGTGAGGGGACAGCTTATTCATTTGCTAAAGAAGGCTGTCAACTCATTTTAACAGCTAGAAGAGAAAACAGACTAAAAGAAGTGGCTGCCAAATGTGAAGAACTTGGTGGAAGTGCTATATATGTCGTTGGTGATGCTAGAAGTGAACAGACGGCTGAGAAAGTTGTGAAAAAAGCTTTAGATGCTTTTGGACAAATTGATATCTTAATTAATAATGCTGGAATTGGGCGCGTGCAGTCGCTTATGGAGACTAGTATGGCTGATTTTGATTTGATTATGGAGACCGATGTGCGATCAGCTTATGCTTATACGCGTGCAGTAGTTCCAGATATGTTGAAAAGACATGCTGGTCAAATTATTTTAGTATCATCTGTCACAGGAATAAAAGGCCAAAAAAATGAAACAGCTTATAGTTGTAGTAAGTTTGCTTTACGTGGTCTTGGTCAAGCTTTGCAACAAGAACTCTTATCAGAAGGTATCAAAACGACAGTCTTTTGTCCACATGCTGGTGTCACTGAATTTGAGATTGGTCATGGTCGTGATAGAGAGTCAAATGACAAGTCAGGTTTCTTAACACCAGAAGATGTCGGAAATGCTTTACTTCAAGTCTGTACACAAACAGATAATTGTTATGTGGCTGAACTTTGTTTAGCATCAAATAATGTTGTGTTTTTTAAATAA
- a CDS encoding AraC family transcriptional regulator has product MKSSIQKEINYQAYLNREIHYRHHRYDEELKQYYYIKIGDPEGARRAGHEMFTSQMTGKLSDDALRDKKYLFVASTTLATRFAIQGGMREEEAYNTSDLFIQTMDKCTTINEINHLQEKMIIDFANAVKKQEKKLIQKLPILHAIQFIEDHLHESISIKAIADAIGYSEKYLSKIFKEETQNTVQGYIQSKKIEVAQNMLKDGEFSILEVSDTLAFSSQSYFSKIFKKQTGMTPKQFQLKNDDNRIHGK; this is encoded by the coding sequence ATGAAATCATCCATTCAAAAAGAAATTAATTATCAAGCCTATCTCAACCGTGAAATCCATTACAGACATCATCGTTACGATGAAGAATTAAAACAATATTACTACATCAAAATAGGTGACCCTGAAGGTGCTAGGAGAGCAGGTCATGAGATGTTTACCTCACAAATGACTGGAAAATTATCTGATGATGCGTTAAGAGACAAAAAATACTTATTTGTGGCATCAACTACTCTTGCGACACGATTCGCCATTCAAGGTGGTATGAGAGAAGAGGAAGCTTATAATACAAGTGATCTTTTTATCCAAACAATGGATAAATGTACAACTATTAATGAAATCAATCATTTACAAGAAAAGATGATTATTGATTTTGCTAATGCTGTTAAAAAACAAGAAAAAAAGCTAATTCAAAAATTACCTATTTTACATGCTATTCAATTCATTGAAGATCATCTTCATGAATCTATTTCCATCAAAGCTATTGCGGATGCCATCGGTTACTCTGAAAAATACCTTTCAAAAATTTTTAAAGAAGAAACACAGAACACTGTACAAGGTTATATTCAAAGTAAAAAAATTGAAGTTGCTCAAAACATGTTAAAAGATGGTGAGTTTTCAATACTTGAAGTTTCTGATACCCTTGCTTTTTCTTCTCAAAGTTATTTTAGTAAAATTTTCAAAAAACAGACTGGTATGACACCAAAACAATTCCAACTAAAAAATGACGATAATCGTATTCATGGAAAATAA
- a CDS encoding sensor histidine kinase, which produces MRLRTYIIIGYLVSMIITIAGLIIGLKQMLITSQNMLYILVMTLVASFAGGVVNLFLLSNVFASLKKLKEKMQAISQKDFHRENLIKSPLEFKDLEVSFNQMSLELENSFASLNESEREKSIMIAQLSHDIKTPLTSIQATVEGILDGIISKEEESDYLNTISRQTYRLNQLVEELHVVSLNEQKSGDKQGLQVIYLEKLLIDILSEFQLTLEQDNRPVDIEVSSEVVKIKSQYDALSRIMLNLVSNAIKYSEANTALIIKAYQKGQSVRIDVIDQGQGIKEKDIPLIFKRLYRVELSRNMKTGGHGLGLYIAKQLANQLGGDILVESQIGQGSSFSVVLPFQK; this is translated from the coding sequence ATGAGATTAAGAACATATATTATTATTGGTTATTTAGTGTCTATGATTATCACAATAGCTGGATTAATTATTGGATTAAAGCAAATGTTGATAACCTCACAAAACATGTTATATATTTTAGTGATGACTCTAGTGGCATCATTTGCAGGTGGTGTTGTTAATCTGTTTCTTCTAAGTAATGTTTTTGCATCCCTCAAAAAATTAAAAGAAAAAATGCAAGCTATTTCTCAAAAAGACTTCCATCGTGAAAATCTTATTAAGTCGCCGCTGGAGTTTAAAGATTTAGAAGTTTCTTTTAATCAAATGTCTTTAGAGTTGGAAAATAGTTTTGCTTCGCTCAATGAGAGTGAACGTGAAAAATCTATAATGATTGCTCAGTTATCACATGACATCAAAACACCACTGACTTCTATTCAAGCAACAGTTGAAGGGATTTTGGATGGTATTATTTCAAAAGAGGAAGAAAGCGATTATCTCAATACAATCTCAAGGCAAACGTATCGCCTAAATCAATTAGTTGAAGAATTACATGTTGTGAGCTTAAATGAACAAAAAAGTGGTGACAAACAAGGTTTACAAGTCATTTATCTTGAAAAATTATTGATTGATATTTTATCAGAGTTCCAATTAACCTTAGAACAAGATAATCGACCTGTTGATATTGAAGTGTCATCAGAAGTTGTCAAAATAAAAAGTCAATATGATGCTTTATCCCGTATCATGTTAAATTTAGTAAGCAATGCCATAAAGTATTCAGAAGCAAATACAGCTTTAATTATCAAAGCTTATCAAAAAGGGCAATCAGTGAGGATTGATGTGATTGACCAAGGACAGGGCATCAAAGAAAAAGATATTCCCTTAATTTTTAAACGACTATACCGCGTTGAACTGTCTCGAAATATGAAAACAGGAGGTCATGGTTTAGGTTTATACATTGCTAAACAATTAGCCAATCAACTTGGTGGCGATATTCTTGTTGAAAGTCAGATTGGACAAGGAAGTTCATTTTCTGTAGTGTTACCTTTTCAAAAATAA
- a CDS encoding response regulator transcription factor encodes MTYRILLVDDETAITDINKRYLEQAGHVVTVASDGDQALHYFHQHQYDLIISDIMMPNMDGYDFMGEVLAEKPDQPFLFITAKISEPDKIYSLSLGADDFISKPFSPRELVLRVKNILNRIYGATSNQTERLTIGDLVIDHSTRVVSVANQTLNLTNKAFDLLWILANHLNHVFSKTELYETVWEEDYLDDTNTLNVHIHSLRNDLAKYSTDKTPTIKTVWGLGYKLEG; translated from the coding sequence ATGACTTATAGGATATTATTAGTAGATGATGAGACAGCCATCACAGATATTAATAAACGTTACTTAGAGCAAGCGGGTCATGTAGTGACGGTAGCTAGTGATGGTGATCAAGCTTTACACTATTTTCACCAACATCAATATGATTTGATTATTAGTGACATTATGATGCCTAATATGGATGGCTATGATTTTATGGGAGAAGTCTTAGCTGAAAAGCCAGACCAACCATTTCTTTTTATTACTGCAAAGATATCTGAACCCGATAAAATATATTCTTTGAGCCTTGGTGCAGATGATTTTATTTCAAAACCATTTAGTCCTCGCGAATTAGTCCTTCGCGTCAAAAATATACTTAATAGAATATATGGGGCAACCAGTAATCAAACAGAACGTTTAACGATAGGAGATCTCGTAATTGACCATAGTACGCGTGTAGTGAGCGTTGCTAATCAGACTCTCAACTTAACCAATAAGGCATTTGATTTACTGTGGATTTTAGCAAATCATTTAAATCATGTTTTTTCAAAAACAGAACTGTATGAAACCGTTTGGGAGGAAGACTATTTGGATGATACCAATACCTTAAATGTCCATATTCATTCACTTCGTAATGACTTAGCTAAATACAGTACTGACAAAACGCCAACTATAAAGACCGTTTGGGGATTAGGTTATAAACTTGAGGGATAA
- a CDS encoding PepSY domain-containing protein produces MKKLLVTNAILLSAIALTACSNGSTNGSISEDKATSIALKDAKLNKKEVSNLSVKQDEDDGNSTYEIDFNTKKKSYDYTINAKDGKIIEKSTDTKGLASTKDLTKKSISQDKAKEIALKDADVSEKETSMMTVKKDMEDATSTYEIEFTVNNKEYDYTINAKTGDIIEKSIDQ; encoded by the coding sequence ATGAAAAAATTACTGGTTACTAATGCCATATTATTGTCGGCGATTGCATTGACAGCATGCTCTAATGGCTCAACAAATGGAAGTATTTCTGAAGATAAAGCAACAAGTATCGCTCTAAAAGATGCTAAATTGAATAAAAAAGAAGTCTCCAATTTAAGTGTGAAACAAGATGAAGACGATGGAAATTCAACTTATGAGATTGACTTTAACACTAAAAAGAAAAGTTATGATTATACCATTAATGCAAAAGATGGAAAAATTATTGAAAAATCAACAGATACAAAAGGTTTAGCCTCAACAAAAGATTTAACTAAAAAGTCTATTTCTCAAGATAAAGCGAAAGAAATAGCTTTAAAAGATGCTGATGTTTCCGAAAAAGAAACTTCAATGATGACCGTTAAAAAAGACATGGAAGATGCGACAAGCACCTATGAAATCGAATTTACAGTAAATAATAAAGAATATGATTATACTATTAATGCGAAAACAGGAGACATTATTGAAAAATCAATAGATCAATAG
- a CDS encoding LPXTG cell wall anchor domain-containing protein, translating to MTNTAADTTNTSEAVALTTTDSQDTSETTVEKPAETVDGNIVSNGGHVNVEGQNATVSADGQSVTYSYIVSYQEMTTSNKDDSVSDLAIRIPKITNANVAFTLIGTRDENGNPISVNVTMTQISYEDAASSDVDFYGNAVDIPSAEALSNGATPYVVTGNDVTIDSESFVNTYNLYTNTTGSHAVKIDVTISLEDAKKIKYLAIDARMDWHGNAEGYIRGFETGDHSLEDFPLHAVTTTTGDFSGLANPSLISEDNVQNGHLVKSVSNPNTYITPNNGDWTWIPNDTNIDSSTFFSYADTFRVRDNTDIIYYLSLTEDMADQDVSAFYTGNVLVDYVIKGTNTSIKSTYTDTSVSPLVDLNGQAVAYNTAENDTEKPVFITVNGILYQLVGLASNSDSETGYLVEGTTHVIYEYVPVKTPQPDTKPSSKQEVYHPTNPSIQKVTQAIVSQKQASSNYKAQLPQTGESQKDKTFSVLGLMTMITGLFVFPRKKPKKS from the coding sequence GTGACAAATACCGCAGCAGATACTACTAATACTAGTGAAGCAGTTGCTTTAACAACTACTGATAGTCAGGACACATCAGAGACAACTGTTGAGAAACCAGCTGAAACAGTTGATGGTAATATCGTTAGTAACGGTGGGCATGTTAATGTTGAAGGGCAAAATGCAACAGTCAGTGCTGATGGACAGTCTGTGACTTATTCTTATATTGTTTCTTATCAAGAAATGACAACAAGCAATAAAGATGATTCCGTAAGTGACTTAGCCATCAGAATTCCAAAAATAACTAATGCTAATGTGGCTTTTACATTAATTGGTACCAGAGATGAGAATGGTAATCCTATCTCAGTAAATGTTACTATGACCCAAATTAGCTATGAAGATGCAGCTTCAAGTGACGTTGATTTTTACGGCAATGCTGTTGACATCCCGTCAGCTGAAGCCTTATCTAATGGCGCTACTCCATATGTTGTTACAGGAAATGACGTGACTATTGATAGTGAAAGCTTTGTTAATACTTATAATTTATACACCAATACTACTGGAAGTCACGCTGTTAAAATTGATGTCACAATTAGTCTTGAAGATGCTAAGAAAATTAAATATTTAGCAATTGACGCTCGTATGGATTGGCATGGAAATGCAGAAGGTTACATCCGTGGTTTCGAAACTGGCGATCATTCTTTAGAAGATTTTCCATTACATGCTGTTACAACTACTACTGGCGATTTTAGTGGGCTAGCTAATCCTAGTTTGATTTCTGAAGATAATGTTCAAAATGGTCATTTAGTCAAATCAGTATCAAATCCTAATACCTATATCACACCAAATAATGGTGATTGGACTTGGATTCCTAATGATACTAATATTGATAGTAGTACCTTCTTTAGTTATGCTGATACTTTTAGAGTAAGGGATAACACTGACATCATTTACTACCTCTCTTTAACAGAAGATATGGCTGATCAAGATGTCTCTGCATTTTATACTGGAAATGTGTTAGTGGATTATGTTATCAAAGGAACAAATACAAGTATCAAATCAACATACACTGATACCTCAGTAAGCCCATTAGTTGATCTTAATGGACAAGCTGTTGCTTACAATACTGCTGAAAATGATACTGAAAAACCTGTCTTTATCACAGTAAATGGTATTTTATATCAGTTAGTTGGCCTTGCTAGTAATTCTGATTCTGAAACAGGCTATCTGGTAGAAGGAACAACACATGTTATTTACGAATATGTGCCTGTAAAAACACCACAACCAGATACAAAACCAAGTTCAAAACAAGAAGTTTATCACCCAACAAATCCATCTATCCAAAAAGTCACACAAGCAATTGTCTCCCAAAAACAAGCAAGCAGCAATTACAAAGCACAATTACCTCAAACTGGTGAGTCACAAAAAGACAAAACATTTAGTGTCTTAGGATTAATGACAATGATTACAGGACTCTTCGTTTTCCCAAGAAAAAAGCCAAAAAAATCATGA
- a CDS encoding flavocytochrome c has protein sequence MKLIGIVGTNAEKSYNRLLLQFMKNHFSDKADIDIMEITDVPMFNETDDQTNSSVIQAFNTNIQEADGVIIATPEHNHSIPSSLNSLLEWLSFNIHPLDGKPLMIVGASYDIQGSSRAQLHLRQVLDAPGVNAVVMPGSEFLLGRAHQAFDDNGQLKSEGTIDFLDSCFYRFLRFVDVANQLNVPEEIRFEPGTYQVTTEGHNGKLPMAVTLSEERIEKIDIDSSGESSGIADVVFTRIPAEIIDGQTLNVDAVSGASVTSNGVLDGVARAVKLAGANPDVLRKRGKAPSALDKEDKTYETDVVVIGGGGAGLSAAATVLQEGKEVIVVEKFPAVGGNTVRAGGPMNAPDPAWQKGFAAHPGEAHNLQELINKDESEIDPEFVEDFRLLKTEVKNYLEDPTYLFDSKLLYRIQTYIGGKRFDLQGNEIHGNYDLIKVLTENALDSVHWLQDVGVEFDHSDVTMPVGALWRRGHKPVQPMGFAFISVLDKYVRQEGGLILTDSPVKELIVEDGIVRGIIATGRNGQTITIKAKAVIMASGGFGANTKMLQKYNTYWSEIDDDIATSNTPAVTGDGIILGQSVGADLVGMGFTQMMPVSDPVTGALFTGLQVPPANFIMVNQKGKRFVDEYGSRDKLSQAAIDNGGLFYLIADDKIKETAYNTSQEKIDAQVEAGTLYRADTLEELAEKIGVDVDTFVTTINNYNSYVDAGYDAEFNKGGFDLKCEVAPFYATPRKPAVHHTMGGLKIDTSTHVINESNQIIPGLYAAGEVAGGLHAGNRLGGNSLTDIFTFGRIAGHTAVAEYC, from the coding sequence ATGAAATTAATTGGTATAGTTGGAACGAATGCTGAAAAATCTTATAATCGTCTATTGTTACAATTTATGAAAAATCATTTTTCAGACAAAGCGGATATTGACATTATGGAGATTACTGATGTTCCAATGTTTAATGAAACAGATGATCAAACAAACTCTTCTGTTATTCAAGCATTTAATACAAACATTCAAGAGGCAGATGGGGTCATCATTGCAACACCAGAACACAACCATAGTATTCCATCTAGTTTAAATAGTCTTCTTGAATGGTTGTCCTTCAACATTCACCCTTTGGATGGGAAACCTTTGATGATTGTTGGTGCATCATATGATATTCAAGGTTCTTCACGTGCTCAACTCCATTTACGTCAGGTTCTTGACGCACCAGGAGTTAATGCAGTTGTGATGCCTGGAAGTGAATTCTTGCTTGGAAGAGCTCATCAAGCTTTTGATGACAATGGTCAATTAAAATCAGAAGGGACAATAGATTTCTTAGATTCTTGTTTTTATCGTTTCTTAAGATTTGTTGATGTTGCTAATCAATTAAATGTGCCAGAAGAAATTCGTTTTGAACCAGGGACTTATCAAGTAACAACTGAAGGGCATAATGGTAAATTGCCAATGGCCGTAACACTCTCTGAAGAAAGAATTGAAAAAATTGATATTGATTCTTCAGGAGAATCTTCAGGTATTGCTGATGTCGTTTTCACTCGTATTCCAGCAGAAATTATTGATGGTCAAACCCTTAATGTCGATGCCGTTTCAGGTGCTTCTGTAACATCAAATGGTGTTCTTGATGGTGTGGCACGTGCTGTAAAACTTGCAGGGGCAAACCCCGATGTTCTACGTAAACGTGGTAAAGCGCCATCTGCTTTGGACAAAGAAGATAAAACTTATGAGACGGATGTCGTTGTTATTGGCGGTGGAGGTGCTGGTTTATCGGCAGCAGCAACTGTCCTTCAAGAAGGAAAAGAAGTCATTGTTGTTGAAAAATTCCCAGCAGTTGGTGGTAATACAGTTCGTGCAGGTGGACCAATGAATGCACCTGATCCAGCTTGGCAAAAAGGATTTGCTGCTCATCCAGGCGAAGCTCATAATCTTCAGGAATTGATTAACAAAGATGAGTCTGAAATTGATCCTGAATTTGTCGAAGATTTTCGTTTATTGAAAACAGAAGTTAAGAATTACCTAGAAGATCCAACTTATTTATTTGATTCTAAACTTCTTTATCGTATTCAAACTTATATTGGCGGCAAACGCTTTGATTTACAAGGAAATGAAATTCATGGGAATTATGATCTCATCAAAGTGTTAACTGAAAATGCATTAGATTCTGTCCATTGGTTACAAGACGTTGGTGTTGAATTTGATCATTCTGATGTCACAATGCCAGTTGGTGCCCTATGGCGACGTGGACATAAACCTGTTCAACCAATGGGATTTGCCTTTATTTCAGTTCTTGATAAATATGTACGTCAAGAAGGTGGACTTATCTTGACAGATTCTCCTGTTAAAGAATTAATCGTAGAAGATGGTATTGTGCGTGGTATTATCGCAACTGGTCGTAATGGTCAAACAATTACTATCAAAGCAAAAGCTGTTATAATGGCTTCAGGAGGATTTGGAGCCAATACTAAGATGCTTCAAAAATACAATACATATTGGTCAGAAATTGATGATGATATTGCAACATCAAATACACCAGCAGTTACAGGTGATGGTATTATTTTAGGTCAATCTGTTGGTGCTGATTTAGTAGGTATGGGCTTCACACAAATGATGCCTGTGTCAGATCCTGTAACAGGAGCACTTTTTACAGGCTTACAAGTTCCACCAGCAAACTTTATCATGGTAAACCAAAAAGGGAAACGGTTTGTTGATGAATATGGCAGTCGTGATAAGCTTTCACAAGCAGCTATCGATAATGGGGGTCTTTTCTATCTAATAGCTGATGATAAAATAAAAGAAACAGCTTACAACACTAGTCAAGAAAAAATAGATGCACAAGTAGAAGCTGGAACATTATATAGAGCAGACACTCTTGAAGAACTAGCAGAAAAGATTGGTGTGGATGTTGATACCTTTGTGACAACTATAAACAATTACAATTCTTATGTGGATGCAGGCTATGATGCTGAATTCAACAAAGGTGGATTTGATCTCAAATGTGAAGTTGCTCCATTTTATGCAACACCACGTAAACCAGCTGTTCACCATACAATGGGTGGTTTAAAGATTGATACAAGTACTCATGTTATTAATGAGTCTAATCAGATTATCCCTGGTCTTTATGCAGCAGGAGAAGTTGCAGGTGGACTTCATGCAGGAAATCGTCTAGGTGGTAATTCACTAACAGACATCTTTACATTTGGTAGAATTGCTGGCCATACAGCCGTAGCTGAATATTGTTAA
- a CDS encoding NADPH-dependent FMN reductase, producing MKLAAIVGTNSDRSTNRKLLYFMAKHFKGQAEIDILEIKDLPAFNEPADKVAPEEVDVFSKKIQAADGVIIATPEYDHTIPAPLASALEWIAYTSRVLINKPTMIVGASLGLLGTSRAQAHLRQILDAPELKARVMPGTEFFLGHSEQVLDDDFNLSNLEKVAELEDHFEEFLTFVQLTNKLVNPSDTNRKRTFAWEVDA from the coding sequence ATGAAATTAGCCGCAATTGTTGGAACAAATTCAGATCGTTCGACTAACCGAAAATTACTTTATTTTATGGCAAAACATTTTAAAGGCCAAGCAGAGATTGACATTTTAGAAATTAAAGATTTACCTGCTTTTAATGAGCCTGCTGATAAAGTAGCACCTGAAGAAGTTGATGTCTTCTCTAAGAAAATTCAAGCTGCAGATGGTGTCATTATCGCTACTCCAGAATACGATCATACCATTCCAGCTCCTCTAGCATCAGCTTTAGAATGGATTGCTTATACAAGCAGAGTTTTAATTAACAAACCAACAATGATTGTTGGGGCATCTTTGGGTTTGCTAGGGACATCACGTGCTCAAGCTCATTTGCGTCAAATTTTAGATGCACCAGAGTTGAAAGCTAGAGTTATGCCTGGGACTGAATTTTTCCTTGGCCATTCTGAACAAGTATTAGATGATGATTTTAATTTATCTAATTTAGAAAAAGTTGCTGAGTTAGAAGACCACTTTGAAGAGTTTTTAACTTTTGTTCAGTTAACAAATAAGTTGGTAAACCCTTCAGATACAAATCGCAAACGGACATTTGCATGGGAAGTAGATGCCTAA
- a CDS encoding L-lactate MFS transporter: MTHSINRWQVLIASTAILVCTGAIYAFSVFAGPLSAQTGWTMPQIMLAFAINSAIGPIPMILGGYLVDKGFVKWTIAIGAILFALGFFLTGLVTTPAMLYLTYGLMAGLGQGFAYSGALSNTLRLFPDKRGLASGVLTAGMGFASVIASPIASHLIEAHNAKFAFRLIGLVYLVVVVIASLLIKPAPAGYKPKGWNPPTQSRQGAINKTWTEMLKTPIFYVIISMFFIGAFSGLMIASQASPIGQSMFGLSVGTAALYVSLYSISNSSGRFIWGTVSDKIGRSKTLMIIFSVVTAALLVLTIVPGKIGFTIGIIGLGICFGGVMGVFPSIVMENYGPANQGVNYGIVFSGYSLAAFFAPRVAVQMASANKGDYSHAFYVAIILAFIGLGLNILYLKMHKK, translated from the coding sequence ATGACACATTCCATTAATAGATGGCAAGTCCTAATTGCCTCTACTGCTATTTTAGTTTGTACAGGTGCGATCTATGCTTTCAGTGTTTTTGCTGGTCCTCTGAGTGCACAGACTGGTTGGACAATGCCTCAAATCATGTTAGCTTTTGCGATTAATTCTGCTATTGGGCCAATTCCCATGATTTTGGGTGGTTATCTTGTTGATAAAGGATTCGTTAAATGGACAATTGCCATTGGTGCCATTTTATTTGCTTTAGGTTTCTTTCTTACTGGCTTAGTAACCACACCGGCAATGCTTTATTTAACGTACGGCTTAATGGCTGGTCTTGGACAAGGATTTGCCTATTCAGGAGCACTTAGTAATACTTTAAGACTTTTCCCAGATAAACGTGGTTTGGCGTCTGGTGTTCTTACTGCTGGTATGGGATTTGCTTCAGTTATTGCATCTCCAATCGCTAGTCATCTGATTGAAGCTCATAATGCTAAGTTTGCTTTTAGATTAATAGGACTCGTTTATCTAGTGGTTGTTGTCATTGCTAGCTTACTCATAAAACCTGCCCCAGCTGGTTATAAGCCTAAAGGTTGGAATCCACCAACACAATCTCGACAAGGAGCAATCAATAAAACTTGGACTGAAATGCTTAAAACACCTATCTTTTATGTCATCATTTCCATGTTCTTTATTGGTGCTTTTTCAGGACTCATGATTGCTTCTCAAGCTTCACCAATTGGACAAAGCATGTTTGGTTTATCTGTTGGAACAGCTGCTCTCTATGTTAGTCTTTATTCTATTTCTAATTCAAGTGGTCGTTTTATATGGGGGACTGTTTCAGATAAAATTGGTAGAAGTAAAACTTTAATGATTATCTTTTCTGTGGTTACCGCTGCCTTACTTGTTTTAACAATTGTACCAGGTAAAATTGGATTCACAATTGGAATCATTGGGCTAGGAATCTGCTTTGGTGGTGTTATGGGTGTTTTTCCTTCAATTGTTATGGAAAATTATGGTCCCGCTAACCAAGGGGTTAACTATGGTATTGTTTTCTCAGGTTATTCACTAGCTGCATTCTTCGCACCACGCGTAGCTGTTCAAATGGCAAGTGCTAATAAAGGAGATTATAGCCATGCTTTCTACGTCGCTATTATTCTTGCCTTTATTGGTTTAGGTTTAAATATTTTATATCTAAAAATGCACAAAAAATAA